From one Gracilibacillus salinarum genomic stretch:
- a CDS encoding amino acid ABC transporter substrate-binding protein, whose amino-acid sequence MKKFHLVLILMLFISILTACGTSSDEENASSGQEEESSNLYEEIQEKGVITVGTEGTYPPFSFHNDKDELTGYDVEVMCEVASRLGLEVEFNETQWDSMFAGLNAERFDVIANQVGINDERLEKYNFSDPYTYTGAVLVVPSSNEEITAFEDLEGKKSAQSLTSNFKEIATEYGAEVVGVEGMAQAVENIKLGRVDVTVNDKLAVLQYMNETNNEDVKIAAELDDVSETAFTFRKGNEELVNAFNDELAEMKEDGTLAEISKEWFGEDVSVK is encoded by the coding sequence ATGAAGAAATTTCATCTCGTACTTATATTGATGCTGTTTATTAGTATTCTTACAGCATGTGGTACTTCTTCTGATGAAGAGAATGCAAGTAGTGGACAAGAGGAAGAATCCTCTAATTTATATGAAGAAATTCAGGAAAAAGGCGTCATAACGGTAGGCACAGAGGGAACGTATCCACCCTTTTCATTCCATAATGATAAGGATGAACTAACGGGGTACGATGTCGAAGTAATGTGTGAAGTAGCTTCCCGTCTCGGGTTAGAAGTAGAGTTCAATGAAACACAATGGGATTCAATGTTTGCCGGCTTGAATGCAGAGCGTTTTGACGTTATTGCCAATCAAGTAGGGATCAATGATGAACGATTAGAAAAGTATAATTTTTCTGATCCATATACGTATACAGGAGCGGTGCTGGTTGTACCATCTTCAAATGAAGAAATCACTGCCTTTGAAGATTTAGAAGGCAAAAAGTCAGCCCAGTCCTTAACTAGTAATTTTAAAGAGATTGCAACAGAATATGGAGCAGAGGTTGTTGGTGTAGAGGGAATGGCACAGGCTGTTGAAAATATTAAATTAGGTCGTGTGGATGTAACGGTGAACGATAAATTAGCTGTCTTACAATATATGAATGAAACAAACAATGAAGATGTCAAGATTGCAGCGGAATTAGACGATGTATCTGAAACGGCGTTTACCTTCCGCAAAGGAAATGAAGAGCTTGTAAATGCATTTAATGACGAATTAGCGGAAATGAAAGAGGATGGAACATTAGCAGAAATTTCGAAAGAATGGTTTGGTGAAGATGTTTCTGTCAAATAA
- a CDS encoding amino acid ABC transporter ATP-binding protein: MLSIKQLQKSFGSLDVLKDISIDINKGKVVTIMGPSGSGKTTLLRCLNGLEIPDHGHYQFDDGFSLDFSGKRSKKDMLTLRRKAGMVFQSYNLFPHKTALENVTEGPVVVQGKDKQTAEKEAKHLLDKVGLADKIDLYPYQLSGGQQQRVGIARALAIEPELMLFDEPTSALDPELIGDVLGVIKELANEGWTMVVVTHEVSFAKEVSDHVLFMDDGYIVEQGTPRDVLENPKEPRTKQFLQRILPHV; the protein is encoded by the coding sequence CTGTTATCGATCAAGCAACTACAGAAAAGTTTTGGTTCATTAGATGTATTGAAAGATATATCCATTGATATTAATAAAGGGAAAGTTGTAACCATTATGGGGCCATCAGGGTCAGGGAAAACAACATTACTTCGTTGCTTAAATGGTCTGGAGATTCCTGACCATGGCCACTATCAATTCGACGATGGTTTTTCACTTGATTTTAGTGGCAAGCGTAGTAAAAAAGACATGCTGACTTTAAGAAGGAAAGCTGGCATGGTTTTTCAATCTTATAATTTGTTCCCTCATAAGACAGCTTTAGAGAATGTTACAGAAGGACCAGTTGTTGTGCAAGGTAAGGATAAACAAACAGCAGAAAAAGAGGCCAAGCATTTATTAGATAAAGTCGGTCTGGCTGATAAAATTGACTTGTATCCATATCAGTTGTCAGGTGGCCAGCAACAGCGGGTAGGCATTGCGCGTGCGCTTGCTATTGAACCGGAGTTAATGCTGTTTGATGAGCCGACCTCTGCATTGGATCCTGAGTTAATTGGCGATGTATTAGGTGTTATTAAAGAGCTAGCCAATGAAGGATGGACGATGGTAGTGGTCACACATGAAGTTTCTTTCGCGAAAGAAGTTTCCGATCATGTCCTGTTTATGGATGATGGTTACATTGTTGAACAAGGTACACCACGAGATGTTTTGGAAAATCCGAAAGAGCCAAGAACGAAGCAATTCCTGCAACGGATTTTACCTCACGTCTAA
- a CDS encoding ABC transporter permease — METTALTAKENAKQAKKMKRSETWRRIKRNKMIYLMILPGIIYFLIYKYLPMYGLIISFQDYKPYKGIMGSEWVGFEHFQRLFESTEFWMIFKNTLVLFGLQIFIFFPIPIIISLMLNEVRHSFFKRGVQTLIYIPHFMSWVVIVSISYVMLTLDGGIVNAILETLGFEKINFLLNEDWFRPMYILQVIWREAGWGTIIFLAAITAVDPQLYEAARMDGANRFRQMWHITIPAIRNVIIVLLILKIGDVLELGFEHVYLLLNSSNRSVAEIFDTYVYVAGLQQGQFSYSTAVGFFKGGVGLAMVVFANWLAQKFDEEGIY; from the coding sequence ATGGAAACAACAGCACTAACTGCAAAAGAAAATGCGAAACAGGCAAAAAAAATGAAACGCTCCGAAACTTGGAGAAGAATCAAACGAAACAAGATGATCTACTTAATGATTCTTCCCGGAATTATTTACTTTCTCATTTATAAATATTTACCAATGTATGGTCTGATTATCTCGTTTCAGGATTATAAACCGTACAAAGGGATTATGGGTAGTGAATGGGTTGGCTTTGAGCATTTCCAACGTTTATTTGAAAGTACTGAATTTTGGATGATTTTTAAGAACACGCTAGTATTGTTTGGATTACAGATCTTTATCTTTTTTCCGATTCCAATTATTATCTCTTTAATGTTAAATGAAGTGAGACACAGTTTCTTTAAACGAGGTGTCCAGACGCTTATTTATATTCCACACTTTATGTCATGGGTAGTTATCGTATCTATTAGTTATGTGATGCTTACACTTGATGGTGGTATTGTAAACGCTATCTTAGAAACGCTCGGTTTTGAAAAAATAAACTTCCTGTTGAATGAAGACTGGTTCAGGCCGATGTACATTCTTCAAGTTATCTGGCGTGAAGCCGGCTGGGGAACCATTATTTTCTTAGCGGCAATTACAGCTGTAGATCCTCAGCTGTACGAAGCTGCTCGAATGGATGGTGCCAATCGTTTCCGTCAAATGTGGCATATTACAATTCCGGCAATTCGTAACGTTATCATCGTTCTTCTTATTTTGAAAATTGGTGATGTATTAGAGCTTGGTTTTGAACACGTTTACTTATTATTGAATTCTTCTAACCGAAGTGTCGCGGAAATCTTTGATACGTATGTATATGTTGCTGGTCTGCAGCAAGGTCAGTTCAGTTACAGTACGGCAGTAGGCTTCTTTAAAGGTGGCGTCGGCCTTGCAATGGTAGTATTTGCAAACTGGTTAGCTCAAAAATTCGATGAAGAAGGTATTTACTAA
- a CDS encoding amino acid ABC transporter permease produces the protein MFLSNNLIMTVTSGAEAWDLISRAFGPMVEGAIKYTIPLTLISFAIGLLIALLTAVMRLSSLKIVRAPAVFYVSAVRGTPLLVQLFIVFYGLPSIGLTIDPLPSAVIAFSLNVGAYASEIIRASISSIPKGQWEAGYTIGMGYGTTLRRIILPQATRVSIPPLSNTFISLVKDTSLASMILVTELFREAQEIASSTYEFMILYVEAAVLYWVICFILSLIQEVVERRLERYIAK, from the coding sequence ATGTTTCTGTCAAATAATTTAATTATGACGGTGACAAGTGGTGCAGAAGCATGGGATTTAATTTCCCGTGCTTTTGGTCCTATGGTCGAAGGAGCAATTAAATATACCATTCCGCTAACACTTATTTCCTTTGCAATCGGACTTCTTATCGCTTTATTGACAGCTGTGATGCGCTTATCTTCCTTGAAAATTGTTAGGGCGCCGGCTGTTTTTTACGTTTCGGCTGTGAGAGGAACCCCGTTACTTGTTCAATTATTTATTGTGTTTTACGGGCTTCCTTCTATTGGTCTAACGATTGATCCATTGCCGAGCGCTGTCATTGCTTTTTCATTAAATGTTGGGGCATATGCATCTGAAATTATTCGGGCCTCCATTTCTTCAATTCCTAAAGGACAATGGGAAGCGGGCTATACGATCGGGATGGGGTATGGAACGACATTAAGAAGAATAATTCTTCCCCAGGCAACAAGAGTATCGATACCACCACTTTCCAATACATTTATTAGTCTAGTAAAAGATACATCTTTAGCATCGATGATCTTAGTAACAGAATTATTCCGTGAAGCGCAGGAAATCGCATCTTCTACGTATGAGTTTATGATCTTGTATGTGGAAGCAGCTGTTCTGTATTGGGTTATATGCTTCATTTTATCGCTCATACAAGAAGTGGTCGAACGCAGGCTGGAGCGATATATTGCTAAATAA
- a CDS encoding glycoside hydrolase family 43 protein, translating to MKMFKNPIIPGFYPDPSICRVEDDYYLVTSSFEYFPGVPIFHSKDLVNWKQIGHVLDRPEQLNLDQTPNSRGIYAPTIRYHQGTFYMITTFVVSQTGARRNFYVTATDPAGPWSDPIWLEGAPGIDPSLLFDDDGKVYYTGNRKPPSGQQYKKHNEIWLQELDLEKQQLVGPTYSLWDGALKNAHAQEAPHLYKIGDWYYLIIAEGGTGHTHAVTIARSKHVTGPYEMTETNPILTHRHLGRNYPIVNVGHADIVQTQDGDWWMVCLASRPYGGYYRNLGRETFLVPFVWEDGWPIVNPGQGKIETEMPFPNLEEHKWPALPACDSFEAQQLDDRWNFLRTPRGAFWSVTNRPGYLRLKAKKETIMEEENPAFIGRRQQHIDFFAQTVMEFEPKAANESAGLVLLQNHDYQFRLEVLLEGEQQVIQLIRREAGDDQVLAKEPMDHYRVFLKVEAVGQNYSFFYATEPFEWRELAIDADGRILSTDLAGGFIGSYIGLYCSGNGQESDRYADFDWFEYQGTETE from the coding sequence ATGAAAATGTTTAAAAACCCAATCATACCAGGATTTTATCCAGATCCCTCGATCTGCAGAGTAGAAGATGATTATTATTTAGTCACGTCAAGCTTTGAATATTTTCCGGGAGTTCCTATTTTCCATAGTAAAGATTTAGTCAATTGGAAACAGATTGGCCATGTGTTAGATCGGCCAGAACAGCTAAATCTTGATCAGACTCCTAATTCAAGAGGTATTTATGCTCCGACGATTCGTTATCATCAAGGTACTTTTTATATGATTACGACTTTTGTTGTCAGTCAGACAGGTGCTCGTCGTAATTTTTATGTAACAGCAACAGACCCAGCAGGTCCATGGTCTGATCCGATTTGGCTGGAAGGCGCACCAGGGATTGATCCTTCCCTGTTATTCGATGATGATGGCAAGGTATATTATACCGGAAATCGCAAGCCGCCATCCGGGCAGCAATATAAGAAGCACAACGAGATCTGGCTGCAGGAGCTTGATTTAGAGAAGCAACAATTAGTAGGACCAACATATAGTTTGTGGGATGGTGCTTTAAAAAATGCCCACGCTCAAGAGGCACCCCATTTATATAAGATAGGGGATTGGTATTACTTAATTATTGCGGAAGGTGGAACAGGACATACGCATGCTGTCACTATTGCGAGAAGTAAGCATGTGACAGGACCATATGAGATGACAGAAACGAATCCAATTTTAACGCACAGGCATTTAGGCAGGAATTATCCGATTGTCAATGTCGGTCATGCTGATATCGTTCAAACACAAGATGGTGACTGGTGGATGGTTTGTCTTGCCTCGAGGCCATACGGTGGCTATTATCGTAATTTAGGGCGTGAAACGTTTCTCGTACCGTTTGTCTGGGAAGACGGCTGGCCAATTGTAAATCCAGGTCAAGGGAAAATAGAGACGGAGATGCCTTTTCCCAATTTAGAAGAGCATAAGTGGCCAGCATTGCCTGCGTGTGATTCATTTGAAGCGCAACAATTAGATGACAGGTGGAATTTCTTGCGAACACCTAGAGGAGCGTTCTGGTCCGTAACGAATCGCCCAGGCTACTTGCGCTTAAAGGCGAAGAAAGAAACCATTATGGAGGAAGAAAACCCAGCGTTTATTGGCAGAAGGCAACAGCATATTGATTTCTTTGCACAAACTGTTATGGAATTCGAGCCGAAAGCTGCGAATGAGTCTGCTGGACTTGTACTTCTGCAAAACCATGATTATCAGTTCCGTTTAGAAGTATTATTAGAGGGTGAGCAACAGGTTATTCAGCTTATTCGCCGTGAAGCGGGAGATGATCAAGTGCTCGCTAAAGAACCAATGGATCATTACCGTGTGTTCTTAAAGGTGGAAGCAGTTGGGCAGAATTATTCCTTTTTCTATGCGACAGAGCCGTTCGAGTGGCGTGAGCTGGCAATAGATGCAGATGGAAGAATCTTAAGTACAGACTTGGCTGGCGGGTTTATTGGATCTTATATCGGTCTGTATTGTTCAGGTAATGGGCAGGAAAGTGACCGTTATGCTGACTTTGATTGGTTTGAATATCAGGGAACAGAAACTGAATAA
- a CDS encoding glycoside hydrolase family 28 protein produces MSIYNIKEFGAVSGKDATDAIQGAIDSCEQHGGGTVYIPAGTYETGPIELKSNMTLHIENGARLSFTDDFERYPVVETRWSGYVCQGFMPLIYANQVTNVSIKGEGVIDGNGRAWWEINSRLRKGESYQSPRTKEIAEANTDFTEPADTNLVEWPSQFLRPPLLQFFRSEHIKISDVTVCNSPFWNTHLVFCNNVSVQQVHFQNPSDTPNGDGLDIDSCQNVRITDCHFDVGDDCVVLKSGINEDGRKYNVPTKNVTVTNCTMHHGHGGVVLGSENSGGIENVTVSNCVFDGTDRGIRIKTNRERGSYIRNLLVQNIMMDDVLCPIAINSFYRHGVSKSNPELLDAAPVEFSEKTPVVEHIKLSNIIAKNCRAAAAFIYGLPEMPVKHVSLEHVTLEMTMDESIPGGEPDMVREGIDMAGEGMFAKYVENLSLHHVKVQPRTGPGLRLSHANHVDIEALSYVQRDEQETPVILYEETSELNVKDTAEAQNFIQKVGVTK; encoded by the coding sequence GTGAGTATATATAATATTAAAGAATTTGGAGCGGTATCAGGAAAGGATGCCACAGATGCGATTCAAGGCGCGATAGACAGTTGTGAACAACATGGTGGTGGTACGGTCTACATACCAGCAGGGACATATGAAACAGGTCCAATTGAGCTGAAAAGCAATATGACTTTGCATATAGAGAATGGTGCTCGTTTATCTTTTACCGATGACTTTGAGAGGTACCCGGTTGTTGAAACTCGTTGGTCCGGCTATGTATGCCAAGGTTTTATGCCGTTAATTTATGCCAATCAAGTTACGAATGTATCGATAAAAGGCGAGGGTGTGATTGATGGGAATGGTCGTGCTTGGTGGGAGATTAATAGCAGACTGCGTAAGGGAGAAAGCTATCAATCTCCTAGAACGAAAGAAATAGCGGAAGCGAATACGGACTTTACGGAGCCGGCAGATACCAATTTAGTAGAGTGGCCATCGCAATTCTTACGTCCACCGTTACTTCAGTTTTTTCGATCTGAGCATATCAAAATATCTGATGTAACGGTGTGCAATTCACCATTTTGGAATACACACCTTGTATTTTGTAACAATGTTTCAGTTCAACAGGTTCATTTTCAGAATCCTTCTGATACACCTAATGGTGATGGATTGGATATTGATTCATGCCAAAATGTTCGGATTACAGATTGTCATTTTGATGTTGGCGATGATTGTGTCGTGTTGAAATCAGGTATTAATGAAGACGGCAGGAAATATAATGTACCGACAAAGAATGTTACCGTTACCAATTGTACGATGCATCACGGGCATGGCGGGGTCGTGCTTGGCAGTGAAAATTCTGGTGGTATTGAAAATGTTACTGTTTCTAATTGTGTGTTTGATGGGACAGATCGTGGTATCCGAATCAAGACGAACCGAGAAAGGGGCAGCTACATTCGTAATCTGTTAGTACAAAATATTATGATGGATGACGTACTTTGTCCAATTGCGATCAATTCTTTCTACCGTCACGGAGTTAGCAAAAGTAATCCGGAGCTGCTGGATGCTGCACCTGTCGAGTTTTCCGAAAAAACGCCTGTTGTGGAACATATTAAATTATCTAATATTATTGCGAAGAATTGCCGGGCAGCAGCAGCGTTTATTTATGGCTTGCCTGAAATGCCTGTGAAACATGTCAGTCTGGAGCATGTCACGCTGGAGATGACAATGGATGAGTCAATACCTGGTGGAGAGCCTGATATGGTACGTGAAGGGATAGATATGGCTGGTGAAGGCATGTTCGCAAAATATGTTGAGAATTTATCTCTGCATCATGTCAAGGTACAGCCTCGCACTGGACCCGGATTACGATTAAGTCACGCAAATCATGTCGATATTGAAGCACTTTCCTATGTACAACGAGATGAGCAGGAAACACCTGTCATACTATATGAAGAAACAAGCGAATTGAATGTAAAAGATACTGCAGAAGCTCAAAATTTCATTCAAAAAGTAGGTGTAACAAAATGA
- a CDS encoding MFS transporter has protein sequence MTQKKGNKEKRLSSHAVQILINHALFQFGGSLSIIFVNLYLWRLTNSLWINGMYNLFAIFSQAATTFLIGRVSKKKGRTIIYRYGILMTAVFYLMIVIVQEAIVDYFYIFALLRGIAQGLYWVAYFTIVHEVSSDQNRHRYLGWNQIVMGSTKLLAPVISGYIISLYTGLTGYLIVFSMAFFMFFIATIGSFRIKKESIRHRTYYMKYLRQIIERQKSFRNALIGWFIIGFPQGILMYVPPILIYSIFEKESVVGYLNAAFLAVSIVASYIISRFAKVGHTTAYLWVAAIGLFLSGTFLAWEIAIWSVVLFMITKNMFNPLQANAYAAYYFQWINRLPLGSEFRVESVVLRETIINTGRGLGIITFMIFSNEIDTHTVAYVIIAAMAIQVLLPLLTKVKEEG, from the coding sequence TTGACACAAAAGAAAGGAAATAAAGAGAAGCGGTTATCCTCTCATGCGGTGCAGATTTTAATCAACCATGCCCTTTTTCAATTTGGAGGTTCCTTGTCGATCATTTTCGTTAATTTATATTTATGGCGTCTGACAAATAGTTTATGGATCAATGGGATGTATAACTTGTTTGCCATTTTTTCTCAGGCTGCCACTACCTTTTTGATTGGCAGGGTATCAAAGAAAAAAGGCAGAACAATTATTTATCGCTATGGGATATTGATGACTGCCGTGTTTTATTTAATGATTGTCATTGTTCAGGAAGCAATTGTTGATTATTTCTATATCTTTGCTTTATTACGCGGCATTGCACAGGGCTTGTATTGGGTTGCCTATTTTACGATTGTGCATGAAGTATCATCTGATCAGAATAGGCATCGTTATTTAGGATGGAATCAGATTGTCATGGGATCTACCAAATTGCTGGCACCAGTAATTTCGGGATATATTATTAGTTTATATACTGGTTTAACGGGTTATCTGATCGTTTTTTCAATGGCTTTTTTCATGTTCTTTATTGCAACGATTGGCAGTTTCAGAATAAAAAAAGAATCCATACGACACCGCACTTATTATATGAAATATCTAAGACAAATTATCGAGCGGCAGAAGTCATTTCGAAATGCTTTAATCGGTTGGTTTATTATAGGCTTTCCTCAAGGGATTCTGATGTATGTGCCGCCAATCCTTATCTATAGTATTTTTGAAAAAGAGAGTGTTGTAGGTTATTTGAATGCGGCCTTTCTTGCTGTCTCCATTGTGGCAAGTTACATTATTTCTCGTTTTGCAAAAGTTGGGCATACCACTGCTTATTTATGGGTAGCGGCGATTGGTTTATTCCTTTCCGGAACATTTTTAGCGTGGGAGATTGCAATCTGGAGTGTGGTTTTATTTATGATCACGAAAAATATGTTTAATCCTCTTCAGGCTAATGCTTATGCGGCGTATTATTTTCAATGGATTAATCGTCTTCCGTTAGGTTCAGAATTCCGTGTCGAATCCGTTGTATTAAGAGAAACCATTATTAATACGGGTAGAGGATTAGGTATTATTACGTTTATGATTTTTTCTAATGAAATAGATACGCATACGGTGGCTTATGTCATCATAGCGGCAATGGCGATCCAGGTTTTATTACCATTATTAACAAAAGTAAAGGAGGAAGGATAA
- a CDS encoding rhamnogalacturonan acetylesterase, with protein MPTRLFLAGDSTMAEAEDFKYPQMGWGQTLQQYFTEDLIVKNHASSGRSTKSFIDEGRWDAIEREFQAGDYVLIQFGHNDQKPDEERATKPFTTYQDNLRFFVQRARSYQVTPILLTSIARRHFDESGGLKATHGDYPEAMRELAVAEQADCIDMLLRTREALQQMGDADSKQWFMQLAPGEYDAYPNGEQDDTHLHERGAHQHCQLFAQEILRLEHPLATYVQQHAIKG; from the coding sequence ATGCCAACTCGTTTATTTTTGGCAGGGGATTCTACGATGGCGGAAGCGGAGGATTTTAAATATCCACAGATGGGCTGGGGGCAGACGCTTCAACAATACTTTACGGAGGATCTAATTGTGAAAAATCATGCCTCATCCGGCCGCAGTACGAAGTCTTTTATAGATGAGGGACGTTGGGATGCTATCGAAAGAGAGTTCCAGGCTGGTGACTATGTCTTGATTCAGTTTGGTCACAATGATCAGAAGCCGGATGAAGAACGAGCAACAAAACCGTTTACCACCTATCAGGATAACTTGCGATTTTTTGTTCAGCGTGCCCGTTCTTATCAGGTGACACCTATATTATTGACTTCGATTGCCAGAAGACATTTCGATGAGTCTGGTGGGCTTAAAGCGACACACGGGGATTATCCAGAAGCGATGCGGGAACTAGCCGTTGCCGAGCAGGCAGATTGTATCGATATGCTGCTGCGAACTCGTGAAGCTCTGCAGCAGATGGGGGATGCAGATTCCAAACAATGGTTTATGCAATTAGCGCCAGGTGAGTATGACGCATATCCGAATGGTGAACAAGATGATACGCATTTGCACGAAAGGGGCGCACATCAGCATTGTCAGCTGTTTGCTCAGGAAATCCTACGCTTGGAACATCCCCTTGCCACTTATGTGCAGCAGCATGCGATAAAGGGATAA
- a CDS encoding cupin domain-containing protein — protein MAVNEWEQAEPGVTRKIHPPGEQLMMMEVAFEAGAEGSTHSYPHEQLTYCLEGSLMFHVDGQDITIQAGESLRIPSNAVHGVKALMNSKLLDVFTPLREDLLKRGE, from the coding sequence ATGGCAGTGAATGAATGGGAGCAGGCAGAACCTGGTGTTACACGGAAAATTCATCCGCCGGGGGAACAACTGATGATGATGGAAGTAGCGTTTGAAGCAGGTGCAGAGGGTTCCACGCACTCTTACCCCCATGAACAGCTGACCTACTGTTTGGAAGGAAGTCTGATGTTCCATGTTGACGGGCAAGATATTACGATTCAAGCAGGAGAGTCTTTACGAATTCCTTCTAATGCAGTGCACGGGGTGAAAGCATTAATGAATAGTAAACTATTAGATGTCTTTACGCCATTAAGAGAGGATTTATTAAAAAGAGGTGAATAG
- a CDS encoding carbohydrate ABC transporter permease, producing the protein MAKQRISAGSKVFDFFNYFLLALLGIITILPFIHVVGSSFATSAEVANTKFLLFPTEFSIKAYEYIFSTDTIFRALGVSILVTVGGTLWSMLFSTLTAYGLSRRDLVGRRAINFMIVFTLLFNGGMIPTFLVVQQTGLLNSLWALIIPVTINAFNMIILRSFFMNLPAGLEESAKIDGANDFSILFRIVLPISLPAIATISLFYAVTYWNTYMHAILYLADADKWPVQVLLRQIVVLASGMNYDAETYTDVPPPEVTVKMATIVVATVPVLLVYPFLQKYFAKGALLGSVKG; encoded by the coding sequence ATGGCAAAACAACGAATCTCTGCAGGCAGTAAAGTATTTGACTTTTTTAATTACTTCCTGCTCGCACTATTAGGTATCATTACCATACTTCCATTTATACACGTAGTAGGGAGCTCCTTCGCTACGAGTGCGGAAGTAGCAAACACAAAATTTTTACTTTTTCCAACTGAATTTTCAATAAAAGCTTATGAGTATATTTTCTCTACAGATACGATCTTTCGTGCATTAGGGGTATCCATACTTGTTACAGTCGGTGGGACGTTATGGAGTATGTTATTTTCTACTCTCACTGCATACGGCTTATCAAGAAGAGATCTTGTCGGCAGACGTGCTATTAACTTTATGATCGTATTCACCTTATTATTTAATGGTGGGATGATCCCGACTTTCTTGGTAGTTCAACAAACTGGGTTACTGAATTCTTTATGGGCTTTAATTATTCCTGTAACGATTAATGCCTTTAACATGATTATTTTACGAAGCTTCTTTATGAATCTGCCAGCAGGTTTAGAAGAATCAGCCAAAATTGATGGTGCTAATGATTTCAGCATTTTATTCCGAATTGTATTGCCGATCTCTTTACCGGCAATTGCGACCATTTCGCTATTTTATGCTGTAACTTACTGGAACACATATATGCACGCAATTCTTTATTTAGCTGATGCAGATAAGTGGCCGGTGCAAGTATTACTGCGACAAATCGTTGTACTGGCTAGTGGAATGAACTATGATGCAGAGACATATACAGATGTGCCACCACCAGAAGTTACTGTAAAAATGGCAACGATCGTTGTAGCTACTGTTCCTGTTCTGTTAGTTTATCCGTTCTTACAGAAATACTTTGCAAAAGGTGCATTGCTAGGATCTGTTAAGGGATAA